A stretch of Armatimonadota bacterium DNA encodes these proteins:
- a CDS encoding ATP-dependent Clp protease ATP-binding subunit yields the protein MWQRFTERARKVVFYAQDEASRLGENQVSTEHLLLGLVRETDSVASRILDRLGVTLHRVKQEVERFAHKGEPRQGSEMQLTPRARRVIDLAYDEARQLNNNYIGTEHLLLGLIREGEGLAARILSKLGVDLERARKEVMHLQETEQQSSPHRSQRSRTPTLDEFGRDLTDHARNSKLDPVIGRHNEIERVMQILSRRTKNNPVLIGAPGVGKTAIAEGLAQRIVQGDVPEALKDRRIVALDLAGLVAGTKYRGEFEERMKRVLEEVRKSQGEVVLFIDELHTLVGAGAAEGAIDASNIMKPALARGELQCIGATTMDEYRKYIERDAALERRFQPVQVREPVIEDAIEILKGLRDRYETHHKVFITDGAIEQAAKLSSRYINDRFLPDKAIDLLDEAASRVRLQQTLPPLELRRAKGQKDLLEKQISSNRQQGLFDEAKALENEMAELVTKIEELEQQWEATKKETSNIVGEEEIAHIVQSWTGIPVTRLVEAETQKLLRIEDELHRRLIGQDEAVNAVARALRRARSGLKDPKRPMGTFIFMGPTGVGKTELARALAALLFDNENNLIRIDMSEYMDRFTVSRLVGAPPGYVGYDEGGQLTEAVRRQPYSVVLLDEIEKAHPDVFNVLLQVMEDGRLTDSQGRTVDFRNTVIIMTSNVGAREVTDTEAMGFRSAKTPIDDSKAYEAMKNKMTAEMKKMFRPEFINRVDEVIVFHPLVREDILAIVDLLVQRLEQQLSTQKMTLTVELDVKELIARDGFDANFGARPLRRAVQRMIEDPLSEEILMGRFAEGDSIIAQLDADERVIFRKGESSPPDLPFKEPAISN from the coding sequence ATGTGGCAAAGATTTACTGAAAGGGCTCGGAAGGTGGTCTTCTATGCCCAAGACGAGGCCTCTCGTCTTGGAGAGAACCAAGTATCCACCGAGCACCTTTTGCTGGGGCTGGTGCGGGAGACGGACAGCGTCGCCTCGCGCATCCTGGATCGATTGGGCGTTACGTTGCACCGCGTCAAGCAAGAGGTCGAGCGATTTGCCCACAAAGGCGAGCCGCGCCAAGGCTCTGAGATGCAGCTGACTCCTCGCGCAAGGCGGGTCATCGACCTGGCCTACGACGAGGCGCGACAGCTCAATAACAACTACATCGGCACAGAGCACCTGTTGCTGGGCCTGATTCGCGAAGGCGAGGGCTTGGCGGCCCGAATCCTCTCCAAGTTGGGCGTCGATCTGGAGCGAGCGCGCAAAGAGGTCATGCATCTGCAAGAGACCGAGCAGCAGTCCAGCCCGCATCGCAGCCAGCGATCCCGAACGCCCACGCTGGACGAGTTTGGGCGCGACTTGACCGACCATGCGCGCAACAGCAAGCTGGACCCGGTCATCGGACGGCATAACGAGATCGAGCGCGTCATGCAGATTCTGTCTCGGCGCACCAAGAACAACCCGGTGTTGATCGGCGCTCCCGGCGTTGGCAAGACGGCTATAGCTGAGGGATTGGCGCAAAGGATCGTTCAGGGCGATGTGCCCGAAGCTTTGAAAGACCGCCGAATCGTCGCGCTGGACTTGGCCGGGCTTGTGGCCGGCACCAAGTATCGCGGCGAGTTCGAAGAGCGGATGAAGCGCGTTCTGGAAGAGGTTCGCAAGTCTCAGGGCGAGGTGGTGCTCTTCATCGATGAGCTTCACACCTTGGTCGGCGCGGGCGCGGCCGAAGGCGCGATCGACGCGTCGAACATCATGAAGCCTGCATTGGCGCGGGGAGAGCTCCAGTGCATCGGCGCGACGACCATGGACGAGTACCGCAAGTATATCGAGCGCGATGCCGCGCTGGAGCGACGATTCCAGCCGGTGCAGGTTCGCGAGCCGGTGATCGAAGACGCGATCGAGATTTTGAAGGGTCTGCGAGACCGGTACGAGACGCACCATAAGGTGTTCATCACGGATGGCGCCATCGAGCAGGCCGCCAAGCTCAGCTCGCGCTATATCAACGACCGATTCTTGCCCGATAAGGCAATCGACCTGTTGGACGAGGCGGCCTCAAGAGTTCGTTTGCAGCAGACCTTGCCGCCGTTGGAGCTTCGACGCGCCAAAGGACAGAAAGACCTGCTCGAGAAGCAGATAAGCAGCAACAGGCAGCAGGGGCTTTTCGACGAAGCCAAAGCCCTCGAAAACGAGATGGCCGAGCTGGTGACCAAGATCGAAGAACTGGAGCAGCAGTGGGAAGCGACCAAAAAAGAAACCAGCAACATCGTGGGCGAAGAAGAGATTGCGCACATTGTGCAGAGCTGGACGGGCATCCCCGTAACGCGCTTAGTAGAGGCCGAGACGCAGAAGCTTCTGCGAATCGAGGACGAACTGCATCGACGTTTGATCGGCCAGGACGAGGCGGTCAACGCCGTCGCAAGAGCCTTGCGGCGCGCTCGCAGCGGGCTGAAGGATCCGAAGCGGCCGATGGGCACCTTCATCTTCATGGGGCCGACCGGCGTTGGTAAGACGGAGCTGGCCCGCGCTTTGGCCGCACTGCTGTTCGACAACGAGAACAACCTGATCCGGATCGACATGTCGGAGTATATGGATCGGTTTACGGTTTCTCGATTGGTCGGCGCGCCGCCCGGATATGTCGGATACGACGAGGGCGGACAATTGACCGAAGCCGTTCGACGCCAACCCTACTCGGTCGTGCTGTTAGACGAAATCGAGAAGGCGCATCCAGACGTGTTTAACGTGCTGTTGCAGGTGATGGAGGACGGCCGTTTGACCGACAGCCAAGGTCGGACGGTGGACTTCCGCAACACGGTCATTATCATGACCAGCAACGTGGGCGCCCGCGAGGTGACCGATACCGAGGCAATGGGCTTCCGCTCGGCTAAAACGCCGATCGACGATTCCAAAGCCTACGAGGCGATGAAGAACAAGATGACGGCCGAAATGAAGAAGATGTTCCGTCCCGAGTTCATCAACCGAGTGGACGAGGTGATCGTGTTCCATCCGCTGGTGCGCGAGGACATTCTGGCCATCGTCGATCTGCTGGTGCAGAGACTGGAGCAACAACTGTCAACGCAGAAGATGACGCTGACGGTGGAGCTGGACGTCAAGGAACTGATCGCGAGAGACGGTTTCGATGCGAACTTTGGCGCCCGGCCGTTGCGACGAGCCGTTCAGCGCATGATCGAAGACCCGCTCTCGGAGGAGATCTTGATGGGCCGCTTTGCCGAGGGCGATTCGATCATCGCTCAGTTGGACGCAGACGAGCGCGTGATCTTTCGCAAGGGCGAGAGCTCGCCGCCCGATTTGCCGTTCAAAGAACCAGCGATCAGCAATTAG
- a CDS encoding D-aminoacylase: protein MRQRKYDLIIKNARIIDGTGKPELHGDIAISNGRIDAIGNLSNGAAKEIDAQGAIACPGFIDVHTHAENILTLPQAENFLRMGVTTLVTGNCGSSAQNIDQFLKDAVSKGAGVNIATLIGHNTVRSRAMGGSHNRPPTAAEMEQMKRLVREGLSQGAFGLSTGLIYVPGTYSNTEEIVQLASACTEFKALYVSHMRNEGAGIHGALDELFEVARHNKIGAQISHIKLSGPSMWGKANEILDKIDKAREEGLRIYQDQYLYTASSTGISTLIPSEFREGGREQFRQRINDPEIRRQIGEQMKKNLERRGAADYSYAVIASYARDRRLVGKNLPEAAKIAKGGDTLDHQIELVIEIEASGGASGVFHGMSEPDVRTFMSHPRTMIASDSGVRRMGEGVPHPRGYGNNARALHKYVREEKRLELSEAVRKMTSLPAEAFGIPQRGRILEGYWADIAIFHPDRVVERTTYDRPHQFSEGFLAVLVNGKEAVVKDRCLNARAGMAVRRQAL from the coding sequence ATGCGCCAGAGAAAGTACGACCTGATTATCAAGAACGCCCGTATCATAGACGGCACGGGCAAGCCCGAACTCCACGGCGATATCGCTATCAGCAACGGACGCATCGACGCCATCGGCAACCTCTCTAACGGCGCCGCCAAGGAAATCGACGCTCAGGGCGCGATCGCCTGCCCCGGTTTTATCGACGTGCACACGCACGCGGAAAACATCCTTACCCTGCCGCAGGCGGAGAACTTTCTGCGCATGGGAGTAACCACGCTGGTAACGGGAAATTGCGGGAGTTCGGCGCAGAACATCGACCAGTTCCTCAAGGACGCGGTCTCCAAAGGCGCGGGGGTCAACATCGCAACCTTGATCGGGCATAACACCGTGCGCAGCCGAGCAATGGGCGGCAGCCACAACCGTCCTCCAACCGCCGCCGAGATGGAACAGATGAAGCGGCTCGTCCGCGAAGGCCTGTCCCAAGGCGCTTTCGGTCTCTCCACCGGGCTGATCTACGTGCCGGGAACGTACTCGAATACAGAAGAGATCGTCCAGCTCGCCTCCGCCTGCACCGAATTCAAAGCGCTCTATGTCAGCCACATGCGCAACGAAGGCGCCGGCATCCACGGCGCATTGGACGAGCTCTTCGAGGTTGCCCGCCACAACAAGATCGGCGCTCAGATCTCCCACATCAAGCTCAGCGGTCCCTCCATGTGGGGCAAAGCAAATGAAATTCTGGACAAAATCGACAAAGCGCGCGAAGAGGGGCTGAGAATCTATCAAGACCAATATCTCTACACCGCCAGCAGCACCGGCATTTCAACGCTCATCCCGTCCGAGTTCCGCGAAGGCGGGCGCGAGCAGTTTCGCCAGCGCATCAACGATCCGGAAATTAGGCGACAGATCGGCGAGCAGATGAAAAAGAACCTTGAGCGGCGCGGAGCCGCCGACTACTCGTACGCAGTGATCGCCTCCTACGCCCGCGATCGTCGCCTGGTGGGTAAGAATCTGCCCGAAGCTGCCAAGATCGCCAAAGGCGGCGACACTCTGGATCATCAAATCGAACTGGTCATCGAAATCGAGGCCTCCGGCGGCGCGTCGGGAGTCTTTCACGGCATGAGCGAACCCGACGTCCGTACTTTTATGTCCCATCCCCGCACCATGATCGCCAGCGACAGCGGCGTGCGCCGAATGGGCGAAGGAGTCCCGCATCCCCGCGGATATGGCAACAACGCCCGTGCTTTGCACAAGTACGTTCGAGAGGAAAAGCGCCTCGAACTGAGCGAGGCCGTCCGCAAAATGACCTCGCTGCCCGCCGAAGCGTTCGGCATTCCTCAGCGCGGCCGCATCCTAGAAGGCTATTGGGCCGATATTGCGATTTTTCACCCGGACCGGGTCGTCGAACGAACGACCTACGATCGCCCGCATCAATTCTCAGAAGGCTTCTTGGCCGTCTTGGTGAACGGAAAAGAGGCCGTCGTAAAGGATCGTTGCCTCAACGCTCGCGCAGGCATGGCAGTCCGGCGGCAAGCGCTATAA
- a CDS encoding GAF domain-containing protein gives MSQNRFLDAVHLVARLLSTTTDIQEAMRGILEAAMQAVGATGGSILRHEPRSKELRFRYVIGPKAMLLMGFSLRDDQGIVGTVFQTNRGQIDNNPDANPAHDDEIDELLKQETRNLVTVPIAYPGGVVVGVMQLVNKPSDFTDEDLTTLDVIASIAAMSIERADLAEQGRRTAVVDYLGDMAHDIRDKVTPISSGIELLDVVLQEHFEKLRSQPNSDEYLGAIQSIAEVMEPIKTGSHDLIRYVSFLSDMLNDQMPTPQLGEHLLSAVADYQLDRIQARMVDQYEVKLVREHEPGVKATFDRFMIGRALRNLVENAFHETPEGGTVKVHTYGQGDRAVFEVADTGRGITEHVLKSLLRGEPMSTRMGRVGLGVAIVKKVVDAHRGEFEGESTMGKGTTFRIRLPMR, from the coding sequence ATGAGCCAGAATCGCTTCTTGGACGCTGTTCACTTGGTTGCTCGGCTGCTCTCGACCACGACAGACATTCAGGAGGCGATGCGGGGCATTTTGGAGGCCGCCATGCAGGCCGTCGGGGCGACGGGCGGTTCGATTCTGCGCCATGAGCCTCGCTCTAAGGAGCTTCGTTTTCGGTATGTTATCGGTCCAAAGGCGATGCTGCTCATGGGGTTTTCGCTGCGCGACGATCAAGGTATTGTTGGCACGGTTTTTCAGACCAATCGGGGGCAGATCGATAACAATCCAGACGCAAACCCCGCCCATGACGACGAGATCGATGAGCTGCTGAAACAGGAAACCCGCAATCTGGTAACGGTGCCCATCGCCTATCCGGGCGGTGTTGTGGTCGGCGTGATGCAGCTGGTGAACAAGCCGAGCGACTTTACGGATGAAGACTTGACGACGCTCGACGTTATTGCCAGCATTGCGGCCATGAGCATCGAGCGGGCCGATTTGGCCGAGCAGGGGCGCCGCACGGCGGTCGTGGACTATCTGGGAGACATGGCGCACGACATTCGGGACAAGGTTACGCCGATCTCTTCCGGCATCGAGCTTCTGGACGTTGTGCTGCAAGAGCATTTTGAAAAACTCCGATCCCAGCCCAACTCGGACGAGTATTTGGGGGCGATTCAATCGATCGCCGAGGTGATGGAGCCGATCAAGACCGGATCGCACGATCTCATTCGATACGTCTCGTTCTTGTCCGATATGTTGAACGATCAGATGCCCACGCCTCAGTTGGGCGAGCACTTGCTTTCGGCAGTGGCCGACTACCAGTTAGATCGCATTCAAGCAAGGATGGTCGATCAGTACGAGGTGAAGCTAGTTCGGGAGCACGAGCCGGGCGTTAAGGCGACGTTCGACCGTTTCATGATCGGTCGGGCGCTGAGAAACTTGGTGGAGAATGCCTTTCATGAGACTCCGGAAGGCGGTACGGTCAAGGTGCACACGTACGGCCAAGGCGACCGGGCGGTGTTCGAAGTAGCGGACACCGGCCGTGGAATCACGGAGCATGTGCTGAAAAGCCTCTTGCGCGGCGAGCCGATGAGCACTCGCATGGGGCGCGTCGGCTTGGGCGTGGCGATCGTAAAGAAAGTCGTTGACGCGCACCGGGGCGAGTTCGAAGGCGAGAGCACAATGGGCAAAGGCACGACGTTTCGAATTCGTCTGCCAATGAGGTGA
- a CDS encoding DUF4259 domain-containing protein, which yields MGAWGVTVFENDDALDWLANLEKSEGHGLIYDALRAVVNAEYAEAPDCETALAAAEIVAALRGLPHKSLPEEASAWVEEDHTLPPPDLLTLARQAVVRVRSESELKDLWDESEELEDWLKGLADLERRLV from the coding sequence ATGGGCGCTTGGGGGGTTACGGTTTTCGAGAACGACGATGCGTTGGACTGGCTTGCGAACTTAGAAAAGTCCGAAGGCCACGGTCTTATCTATGACGCGCTGCGCGCGGTGGTAAACGCCGAATATGCCGAGGCGCCCGACTGCGAAACGGCATTGGCCGCGGCGGAGATCGTCGCTGCGTTAAGAGGCCTGCCGCACAAATCGCTGCCCGAAGAGGCGAGCGCCTGGGTGGAAGAGGACCACACCTTGCCTCCTCCCGATCTGCTGACCTTGGCCAGGCAAGCGGTCGTGAGGGTGCGCTCCGAATCGGAGCTGAAGGATCTGTGGGACGAGTCGGAAGAGTTGGAAGATTGGTTGAAAGGCTTGGCCGATTTAGAGCGCAGGCTGGTCTGA
- a CDS encoding site-specific DNA-methyltransferase, with protein sequence MELRTELYLGDAKEELKALPDNSVDLIFTSPPYADQRAKTYGGVHPDQYVEWFLPISEQLLRVLNPRGTFVLNIKEKVVNGERSTYVMELILEMRKQGWLWTEEFIWHKKNCYPGKWPNRFRDAWERLLQFNKSRTFSMYQEEVMVPMGDWARSRLRNLSETDKVRDESRVGSGFGKNISNWLERAQAYPTNVLHLATECGNKNHSAAFPEELPEWFIKLFTREGDTVLDPFMGSGTTLRAAQRMRRHSIGIDIVPAYYDMVRGELESKVLLLFEPKAQYEETKPKQRKAVR encoded by the coding sequence ATGGAGCTCCGAACCGAACTCTATTTAGGCGACGCCAAGGAAGAACTGAAAGCACTTCCCGACAACTCGGTCGATTTGATCTTCACCTCGCCGCCCTATGCCGACCAGAGAGCTAAGACCTACGGCGGTGTACACCCTGATCAGTATGTCGAATGGTTCTTGCCTATTTCCGAGCAACTTCTCCGAGTATTGAATCCCAGAGGGACCTTCGTGCTGAACATCAAGGAAAAAGTGGTCAACGGAGAGCGCAGCACCTATGTGATGGAGCTGATACTTGAGATGAGAAAGCAGGGCTGGCTGTGGACGGAGGAGTTTATCTGGCACAAAAAGAACTGCTACCCGGGCAAATGGCCTAACCGATTTCGCGATGCCTGGGAACGGTTGCTGCAGTTCAACAAGAGTAGAACGTTCAGCATGTACCAGGAAGAAGTCATGGTGCCTATGGGCGACTGGGCGCGGTCTCGGCTCAGAAATCTATCGGAAACGGACAAGGTGCGGGACGAATCGAGAGTGGGCAGCGGTTTTGGCAAGAACATTTCGAACTGGCTTGAGCGCGCGCAGGCTTATCCGACCAACGTGCTTCATTTGGCCACGGAGTGCGGCAACAAGAACCATAGCGCCGCCTTTCCGGAGGAGCTTCCCGAATGGTTCATTAAGCTTTTTACACGGGAGGGCGACACAGTGCTGGATCCGTTTATGGGTTCCGGCACGACTCTTCGAGCCGCTCAGCGAATGAGAAGGCACTCGATCGGGATCGACATTGTGCCGGCCTATTACGATATGGTGAGGGGGGAGTTGGAGTCAAAGGTTCTGCTCCTCTTCGAGCCGAAGGCTCAATATGAAGAGACTAAACCTAAGCAGCGTAAAGCAGTACGTTGA
- a CDS encoding cytosolic protein, producing MKRLNLSSVKQYVEETIGDFHAKRLHGLDGLRLTNVIKRKNPYLFRAKNALTAEQIVRGIVDAHLSSNEETVFGDWLEGLAIFVNAQVYGGWKSGITGTDLEFDKDDARYIVTIKSGPNWGNSSQINKMASDFRQAKKTLRTSNSQLNAIAVNGCCYGKERNPDKGEWFKYCGQKFWEFISGDPELYVTLIKPLGYKAKEKNDLFVESYAATINRLTMEFAKEFCKPSGEIDWERLVMFNSQSAWRT from the coding sequence ATGAAGAGACTAAACCTAAGCAGCGTAAAGCAGTACGTTGAGGAGACCATAGGCGACTTTCACGCCAAGCGTTTACACGGCTTGGACGGGCTCAGGCTTACCAATGTCATAAAACGGAAGAACCCCTATCTCTTTCGAGCGAAGAACGCGCTGACTGCCGAACAGATCGTGCGCGGCATTGTGGACGCCCATCTTTCGTCGAACGAAGAGACCGTCTTTGGCGACTGGCTGGAAGGCCTTGCCATCTTCGTGAACGCTCAAGTCTATGGCGGTTGGAAATCAGGGATTACGGGAACCGACTTGGAGTTCGACAAAGACGACGCGCGCTACATCGTAACGATCAAGTCTGGCCCAAACTGGGGCAACAGCTCGCAGATCAACAAGATGGCGTCAGACTTCAGGCAGGCAAAGAAGACGCTCAGGACAAGCAACTCGCAGCTAAACGCGATTGCGGTCAATGGATGCTGTTACGGCAAAGAGCGGAACCCCGACAAGGGCGAATGGTTTAAGTACTGCGGCCAGAAGTTTTGGGAGTTTATCTCCGGCGATCCGGAACTTTATGTAACGCTGATCAAGCCTTTGGGCTACAAAGCGAAGGAGAAGAACGATCTGTTCGTCGAGTCGTACGCCGCGACGATCAATCGGTTGACAATGGAGTTCGCCAAAGAGTTCTGTAAGCCGAGCGGCGAAATTGATTGGGAGCGACTGGTTATGTTCAACTCTCAATCCGCATGGCGCACTTGA